DNA from Amycolatopsis sp. DSM 110486:
ACTCCCGTGGCCTGGTCGCCATGGCCAACGCCGGCCCCGACACCAACGGCAGCCAGTTTTTCCTCGTCTACGGCGATTCCACCCTGCGCCCCGACTACACCGTGTTCGGCACCGTCGGCCCGCTCGGCCTGCGCACCCTCGACCGCGTCGCCGCCGGCGGCATCGTGCCGAACGAGGGCGGCGCCGTCGACGGAACGCCGGTCCGCAAGACCAACCTGGATCTGGTGCTGCCGCTCGGGTTGTAGGACCCCAGGCAAAAAGCGGGCCGGGACCAAACCGGTCCCGGCCCGCTCCTACAACGCAAACCTCAGCGTGCAAACCTCAGTGCTGCACAGCCTTCTCCGCATGCGCCCCCGTCAAGGACCGCACCTCCATCTCCGCGTACTTCTTCGCGTTGTGCTCCTTCGACAGCATCGTGCCGAGCCAGCCGAGGAAGAACGCGACCGGGATGGACACCAGGCCCGGGTTGTCGAGCGGGAACCAGTGGAAGTCCACGCCCTGCAGCATCGACGCGCTCTTGCCGGTCTTCGCGTCGATCGGCTTGCCCGACACCGCCGGCGAGAAGACGATCAGCACCAGCGAAACGATGAGCCCGCCGTAGATGCTCCACAGCGCGCCCTGGGTGTTGAACCGCTTCCAGAACAGCGAGTACAGGATCGTCGGCAGGTTGGCCGACGCCGCCACCGCGAAGGCGAGCGCCACGAGGAACGCGACGTTCTGGCCGTTGGCCAGGATGCCGCCGACGATCGCGACCGCACCGATGACCACGGCGGTGATCCGTGCGACGCGCACCTCCGAACCCGGCGTCGGCTTGCCGCGCTTCACCACGTTCGCGTACACGTCGTGGGCGAAGGAGGCCGACGCGGTGATCGTCAGGCCGGCCACCACGGCGAGGATCGTGGCGAACGCGATCGCCGAGATCAGGCCCAGCAGCACCGGCCCGCCGAGGTTCAACGCCAGCAGCGGCGCCGCCGAGTTCACGCCGCCGGGAGCGGCCTTGATGTCGTCCGGGCCGACGAGCGCGCCGGCGCCGTAGCCGAGCACCAGCGTGAACAGGTAGAACACGCCGATCAGCACGATCGCCCAGACCACCGAGCGGCGGGCCTCGCGGGCGGTCGGCACGGTGTAGAAGCGCATCAGCACGTGGGGCAGGCCCGCCGTGCCGAGCACCAGCGCGATGCCGAGCGAGAAGAAGTCCAGTTTGGACGTTCCCGTGGCGCCGTACTGCTTGCCCGGCCCGAGCAGCGTCTCACCGGCCTTGCCCGCTTTGTCGACGGCGCCCTGCAGCAGCGCCGAGAAGTTGAAGCCGTATTTGCCGAGCACCCACAGCGTCATCGTGAGCGCGCCGACGATGAGCAGCACGGCCTTGATGATCTGCACCCACGTGGTGCCCTTCATGCCGCCGATGAGCACGTAGGCGATCATGATCACGCCCACCACGGCGATGACCACCGACTGCGCGGCCTTGCCCTCGATGCCCAGCAGCAGCGCCACCAGGCCGCCGGCGCCGGTCATCTGGGCCAGCAGGTAGAAGAACGACACGATCAGCGTCGAGATCGCCGCCGCGGCCCGCACCGGACGCTGCCGCATGCGGAACGCCAGCACGTCGCCCATCGTGAACTTGCCCGTGTTGCGCAGCAGCTCGGCCACGAGCAGCAGCGCGACCAGCCAGGCCACGAGGAAGCCGATCGAGTACAGGAAGCCGTCGTAGCCGTACACCGCGATGGCGCCCGCGATGCCGAGGAACGACGCGGCCGACAGGTAGTCACCGCTGATCGCGATGCCGTTCTGCGGGCCGGTGAACGCGCGCCCGGCGGCGTAGTAGTCGGAGGCCGTCTTCGTGTTGCGGCTCGCGCGGAACACGATCACGAGCGTGATCAGCACGAACACCGCGAAGATGATGATGTTCAGCGTCGGGTTGCTGCCCTCGACGCCTGCCGCGAGGGTTTTCATTCGGACTCCTTGGCGGCGGCCGGGTTCTCGATGTCTTCACGGATCCGCTCGGACAGCGGGTCGAGCTTCCGGTTGGCGTAGCGCACGTACAGCCACGTGATGAGGAAGGTCGACACGAACTGCAGCAGGCCCAACAGCAGGCCCACGGTGAAGTTGCCGGCGATCTTCGTGCTCATGAAGCCGTGGGCGTAGTCCGCCAGCAGCACGTACAGCAGGTACCAGGCCAGGAACAGCGCAGTCATCGGGAAGACGAAGCGGCGCAACCGGCCGCGCAGCTGCCTGAACTCGGCGCTCTCCTGTACGTGTTCCCAGTCCATGTCCGGCGGGTCACCGGTCAGGTCGGTGTCGGTGGGACTCATCGTCACTCCCTCGCGACGCTGCGAATTGTGGTCCGCGCCACAGTAGGGAGGCGAGCGCCCGTGAGGAAGCGTCAGCGGTTCAAACGCCGGGCGACACGACGAACGGTCGACGAGCGGTACGCGGGCGCGGACGAATGGGGCGGCTCCGGGCCGGGCGCTCGCTCGTCGAGGTGCAGGCGGAGCATCGCCGCGCCGGCCCAGG
Protein-coding regions in this window:
- a CDS encoding cation acetate symporter — its product is MKTLAAGVEGSNPTLNIIIFAVFVLITLVIVFRASRNTKTASDYYAAGRAFTGPQNGIAISGDYLSAASFLGIAGAIAVYGYDGFLYSIGFLVAWLVALLLVAELLRNTGKFTMGDVLAFRMRQRPVRAAAAISTLIVSFFYLLAQMTGAGGLVALLLGIEGKAAQSVVIAVVGVIMIAYVLIGGMKGTTWVQIIKAVLLIVGALTMTLWVLGKYGFNFSALLQGAVDKAGKAGETLLGPGKQYGATGTSKLDFFSLGIALVLGTAGLPHVLMRFYTVPTAREARRSVVWAIVLIGVFYLFTLVLGYGAGALVGPDDIKAAPGGVNSAAPLLALNLGGPVLLGLISAIAFATILAVVAGLTITASASFAHDVYANVVKRGKPTPGSEVRVARITAVVIGAVAIVGGILANGQNVAFLVALAFAVAASANLPTILYSLFWKRFNTQGALWSIYGGLIVSLVLIVFSPAVSGKPIDAKTGKSASMLQGVDFHWFPLDNPGLVSIPVAFFLGWLGTMLSKEHNAKKYAEMEVRSLTGAHAEKAVQH
- a CDS encoding DUF485 domain-containing protein, with translation MSPTDTDLTGDPPDMDWEHVQESAEFRQLRGRLRRFVFPMTALFLAWYLLYVLLADYAHGFMSTKIAGNFTVGLLLGLLQFVSTFLITWLYVRYANRKLDPLSERIREDIENPAAAKESE